A stretch of Candidatus Desulfatibia profunda DNA encodes these proteins:
- the dsrJ gene encoding sulfate reduction electron transfer complex DsrMKJOP subunit DsrJ → MYDSGKVIAGLVILVVLLTFPFWYNLGKAAPAPEPKLSEKAKAAKECVESKAYMTAGHMQLLNEWRDTVVRNAQRIYVNSSGKKYEMSLSNTCLDCHTDKAEFCDKCHNYAAVTPYCWDCHVDPKKEAM, encoded by the coding sequence ATGTATGATTCAGGGAAAGTTATTGCCGGCCTTGTGATCTTGGTAGTACTGCTGACCTTTCCTTTCTGGTACAACCTTGGAAAAGCTGCTCCGGCACCTGAACCCAAGCTGAGTGAAAAGGCCAAAGCGGCCAAAGAGTGCGTTGAATCCAAAGCATACATGACGGCCGGGCACATGCAGCTTCTGAATGAATGGAGGGATACGGTTGTACGCAATGCCCAAAGAATTTATGTAAACAGCAGCGGGAAGAAATACGAAATGAGTCTTTCCAACACCTGTCTGGATTGTCACACGGATAAGGCCGAATTTTGTGACAAGTGCCATAATTATGCTGCGGTAACCCCTTACTGCTGGGATTGCCATGTTGATCCGAAGAAGGAGGCGATGTAA